From Melitaea cinxia chromosome 16, ilMelCinx1.1, whole genome shotgun sequence, a single genomic window includes:
- the LOC123660842 gene encoding probable methyltransferase-like protein 25, which yields MVLTFLSKKIAPLISSTIMDNSSKLRQQLDRTIAFLTPLLSLANCHMVEFFTHNHWEKLMPTDLRLYLDNCDIDDAVQQFWKCAKKEHNGYDELTKWTLACQSHYININNEYCISTNDLQEKIKSWGGDVRHKVRIKEFMTSKKSYEVETMSHLVASLSSVTGATHCVEAGGGKGHLPVALTLAYNLPSLTVDCDLQTINNAQKRVKIIQKQWHAIAKRIQNGSEEFVGKNINSNLHRFAVTFITKDTDLTEIVRENFPENSDDDVKLLLTGLHTCGNLGPASLRIFTSHETITGVLNVPCCYHLLHETLDDQLFDVFQRDQRDILDYGFPMAEHLRGLNLGRNARMLASQSIDRVAYNQNLPDKSLLYRASLQVIIKSYQPDLPVSEGKLKGIGSKCKDFDEYFKMADSRLKLGLYGNLPENHLKDLGNTDEKWKKIVLFYLTRLCLAQVIESVILMDRLLYLYENGFDNVYLVKLFDPVLSPRCHAIVAVR from the exons ATGGTGTTGACGTTTCTTTCTAAAAAAATTGCTCCTTTAATAT cctCAACCATCATGGATAATTCATCCAAACTCCGTCAACAGTTAGACAGAACCATAGCATTCCTAACACCCCTACTTTCGCTTGCTAATTGTCACATGGTGGAATTTTTTACACATAATCATTGGGAGAAACTAATGCCAACAGACCTGAGACTGTACTTAGATAATTGTGATATTGATGATGCTGTTCAGCAGTTTTGGAAATGTGCAAAGAAAGAACATAATG gtTATGATGAATTGACAAAATGGACGCTTGCATGTCAATCtcactatataaatataaacaatgaaTACTGTATATCAACAAACGACCTGCAAGAGAAGATTAAGTCATGGGGCGGAGACGTCAGACATAAAGTGCGGATAAAAGAATTCATGACAAGCAAGAAAAGCTATGAA GTAGAAACGATGTCACACCTGGTCGCGTCACTGTCCAGCGTCACCGGTGCTACACATTGCGTGGAGGCGGGCGGTGGGAAGGGACATTTGCCCGTAGCTTTGACATTAGCTTATAATTTACCTAGTTTGACTGTCGACTGTGATCTACAAACTATTAATAATGCACAGAAAAGAGTGAAAATAATACAG AAACAATGGCACGCAATAGCAAAGCGAATACAAAATGGCAGTGAAGAATTCGTTGGTAAAAATATCAATTCGAATTTGCATCGCTTTGCTGTAACGTTTATAACGAAGGACACAGATCTCACGGAAATAGTGAGAGAAAACTTTCCAGAAAATTCCGATGATGATGTAAAACTACTTTTAACTG GTCTACACACGTGTGGTAACCTCGGTCCAGCATCCCTACGAATATTTACATCTCATGAGACCATCACCGGTGTCTTAAATGTACCTTGCTGTTACCACTTGCTACACGAAACGCTAGATGACCAATTGTTTGACGTCTTCCAACGAGATCAAAGAGATATCTTGGATTATGGGTTTCCTATGGCTGAGCATTTAAGAG GATTGAATTTAGGTCGCAACGCTCGAATGCTTGCATCTCAGTCGATCGACCGCGTCGCTTACAACCAAAACCTACCCGACAAGAGTTTGCTGTATCGAGCTTCGTTACAG GTAATAATCAAAAGTTATCAACCAGACTTACCTGTATCCGAAGGTAAGTTAAAAGGAATCGGATCGAAATGTAAAGATTTCGACGAATATTTCAAGATGGCGGACAGCCGGCTTAAACTTGGACTTTATGGTAACTTACCTGAGAATCACCTAAAAGATTTAGGTAACACGGATGAAAAATGGAAGAAAATTGTTCTGTTCTACCTTACGAGATTGTGTCTAGCGCAAGTTATCGAGAGTGTCATACTGATGGACagattattgtatttgtatgaaaatgGTTTCGATAATGTTTATTTAGTTAAACTGTTCGACCCCGTGCTGTCGCCTAGATGTCATGCTATTGTAGCTGtgagatga